One genomic window of Terriglobales bacterium includes the following:
- a CDS encoding PEGA domain-containing protein, translated as MSKYLSLLLAGFCAVGIAGTVHADNQVMSELRFVADKGADKNAGVWVDGQYVGYVKELKGDKKILLLPGTHEIVVRQAWYKDYVQEAVLEPGELHVVKVALMKQERKPTGAATAELKIAANPNRAAVFVDEQFAGHVNEFDGIGKAMLLTPGQHNVRIALPGYQPFETTVDLLPGQKMKIQTDLVKGSIEEAGSLVSQK; from the coding sequence GTGTCCAAGTATTTAAGTTTGTTGTTGGCTGGATTTTGCGCGGTCGGCATCGCAGGCACGGTGCACGCCGATAACCAGGTTATGTCCGAATTGCGGTTTGTGGCAGACAAAGGTGCAGACAAAAACGCCGGAGTCTGGGTGGATGGCCAATACGTCGGTTACGTGAAAGAACTCAAAGGAGACAAAAAGATTCTGCTGCTCCCGGGCACGCATGAGATTGTTGTGCGGCAGGCCTGGTACAAAGACTACGTCCAAGAGGCCGTGCTCGAGCCCGGTGAGCTGCACGTAGTGAAGGTTGCGCTGATGAAGCAGGAACGGAAGCCTACGGGCGCGGCGACGGCCGAGTTGAAGATTGCCGCCAATCCGAATCGAGCTGCCGTGTTCGTTGACGAGCAGTTTGCCGGCCACGTCAATGAATTCGACGGAATCGGAAAGGCAATGCTGCTTACACCAGGACAGCACAATGTACGCATCGCTTTGCCCGGATACCAGCCGTTTGAGACGACCGTGGACCTACTGCCCGGTCAGAAAATGAAGATACAAACCGATCTGGTGAAGGGCAGCATCGAGGAAGCGGGTTCGCTGGTCAGCCAGAAATAA
- a CDS encoding DUF3467 domain-containing protein, with protein sequence MPGQPNIKLINSPEYRESYANSVQVRVNVWDFFLVFGTLQQQTETQVEVRNFQGIYLSPQQAKALLAILQQNVVSYENTFGEIKLDPRMVASGPVH encoded by the coding sequence ATGCCAGGGCAGCCGAATATAAAACTCATCAACAGCCCAGAATACCGGGAGAGCTATGCCAACAGCGTGCAAGTGCGGGTGAATGTGTGGGACTTCTTTCTCGTCTTCGGCACGCTTCAGCAACAGACCGAGACCCAGGTCGAGGTGCGAAATTTCCAGGGTATCTATCTGAGTCCGCAGCAAGCTAAGGCGTTGCTTGCGATCCTGCAACAAAACGTCGTCAGCTACGAGAACACATTTGGCGAGATCAAGCTCGACCCGCGTATGGTCGCGAGCGGACCAGTCCACTGA
- a CDS encoding glycosyltransferase family 39 protein — MASGEIHPVLIFALLFTGLFIAHAPLLRLPYFWDEAGYFIPAARDLLLSGSLIPHSTVSNAHPPLLMAYLAAWWKVSGFAPAVTRTAMLMVAAFCLLGIYRLAKLVSNREVAVATVLCTASYPVFFAQSSLAHLDLAAAALTIWGLVSYLQDRRFPTTAWFSLAALTKETAVLAPLALLTYEWLCPLRRRESTLQQVCLFEQRSRRRALALGVPVFALACWFGYHRWRTGYAFGNPEYVRYNLQATLHPARLLLAAIFRVWQTFGYMNMLFLSGAAALAMSFPPVIDSSDERQRIRLPVQRAFAAVIITYLLAMSLIGGAVLARYMLPVIPLVIIVCVSTLRRRIRRWRAVVAIVAFGFVIALFVNPPYGFAPEDNLAYRDYVLLHKEADGFVAQHYTNSRVLTAWPASDELTKPYLGYVKHPARVVSIDNFSLPEILRVREAESGFDVALLFSTKYEPAKPLLGDWQAWERIKTRFFGYHRDLPPQAAAELLGGIVVLEKRRGGQWIVLIDLQPAVNAIASPLY; from the coding sequence GTGGCTAGTGGTGAAATTCACCCGGTGCTGATTTTCGCGCTGCTCTTTACCGGGCTATTCATCGCTCACGCACCCCTTTTACGGCTTCCTTATTTTTGGGACGAGGCGGGATATTTTATTCCCGCAGCGCGCGACCTGCTCCTGAGCGGCAGTCTCATCCCGCACTCTACGGTTTCTAATGCGCATCCTCCGCTGCTGATGGCTTATCTTGCAGCGTGGTGGAAGGTTTCCGGCTTCGCGCCGGCGGTCACGCGCACGGCCATGTTAATGGTCGCCGCTTTTTGTCTGCTCGGCATCTACCGCCTGGCGAAGCTTGTTTCCAACCGCGAAGTAGCCGTTGCCACGGTGCTCTGCACAGCGTCTTATCCCGTGTTCTTTGCCCAAAGCTCGCTGGCGCATTTGGATTTGGCGGCAGCAGCGCTCACCATTTGGGGGCTGGTCTCGTATCTGCAGGATCGCCGCTTTCCGACCACCGCCTGGTTTTCGCTGGCGGCCCTAACCAAGGAAACCGCGGTCCTGGCGCCCTTGGCGCTGCTCACCTACGAGTGGCTTTGTCCCTTGCGGCGCCGGGAAAGCACCCTCCAGCAGGTCTGCCTTTTTGAGCAGCGCAGCCGCCGTCGTGCCCTGGCACTAGGCGTCCCCGTTTTTGCGCTGGCGTGTTGGTTCGGCTATCACCGATGGCGTACCGGCTACGCCTTCGGCAATCCTGAATACGTTCGCTACAACCTGCAAGCCACGCTGCACCCGGCGCGCCTTCTGTTGGCTGCGATCTTCAGAGTCTGGCAGACGTTCGGCTACATGAATATGCTTTTTCTGAGCGGCGCAGCCGCGCTTGCAATGTCCTTCCCTCCTGTAATTGATTCTTCTGACGAAAGACAGCGCATTCGGCTCCCAGTGCAGCGAGCATTTGCTGCGGTGATCATCACCTATCTGCTGGCAATGTCTCTAATCGGCGGAGCAGTACTGGCGCGCTATATGCTGCCTGTCATTCCTTTGGTCATTATTGTTTGCGTCTCCACCTTGCGCCGGCGAATTCGACGCTGGCGCGCCGTTGTCGCCATAGTTGCCTTCGGATTTGTAATCGCACTGTTCGTAAATCCACCGTATGGATTTGCTCCTGAAGATAACCTCGCCTACCGCGACTACGTGCTGTTGCACAAAGAAGCCGACGGTTTCGTAGCTCAGCACTACACAAATTCCAGGGTACTGACCGCCTGGCCTGCATCCGACGAGCTCACCAAACCATATCTCGGATACGTCAAACATCCAGCGCGCGTGGTCAGTATTGATAATTTTTCGTTGCCGGAGATCTTGCGCGTGCGGGAGGCAGAATCAGGCTTCGATGTGGCACTCCTATTTTCCACCAAGTACGAACCCGCCAAACCTCTGCTCGGCGACTGGCAGGCATGGGAGAGAATCAAGACTCGTTTCTTTGGTTATCACCGCGATCTCCCACCCCAGGCCGCTGCCGAACTGCTGGGTGGAATCGTCGTCCTGGAAAAAAGACGCGGCGGCCAGTGGATAGTCTTAATTGACCTGCAGCCTGCCGTCAATGCGATAGCCAGCCCCCTTTATTAA
- a CDS encoding M20/M25/M40 family metallo-hydrolase produces the protein MQKWSSTAFLAILLLFCAITSGAQVDDATKKLSHDIFKELIEINTTDSVGSTTVAAEAMAKRLRDAGFPAEDVVVLGPSDRKGNMVARLHGTGAHKPVLLIGHLDVVEARRQDWTTDPFQFVERDGFFYGRGTEDMKDGDAIMVTTLIRMKQEGYKPDRDIILALTADEEGGKSNGVDWLLKNHRNLIEADFVLNHDGSGVLTENGKPLLFSVNGSEKLYGDYQLTVTNPGGHSSRPVPDNAIYHLANALVRLEHYQFPFELNTVTRAYFQAMAKVQTGQKAADMRAILKTPPDQAAIKRLSADSLENATMRTTCVATRLDAGHANNALPQMARANVNCRILPGHSREQVRQTLIRVFADPKISVGSVANDGTVSDTAPESTALPPAPLRPEVIKTLERTTAAKWPGVQVVPSMSRGASDGIYTNAVGLPTYEVSGIAIEASDSRAHGKDERVGIESFYNGVDFYYRFLKALTSSE, from the coding sequence ATGCAAAAGTGGAGTTCGACGGCATTCCTCGCGATTTTGTTGCTGTTTTGCGCAATCACATCAGGCGCGCAGGTTGATGACGCAACCAAGAAACTTTCCCACGACATTTTCAAAGAGCTGATCGAAATCAATACCACCGACTCGGTTGGTAGCACTACCGTGGCCGCCGAGGCCATGGCGAAGCGCCTGCGGGATGCGGGATTTCCCGCAGAGGACGTTGTAGTACTCGGCCCCAGCGATCGCAAAGGCAATATGGTCGCGCGCCTCCACGGGACCGGGGCGCATAAGCCGGTGCTGCTCATCGGGCATCTCGATGTGGTGGAAGCTCGCCGCCAGGATTGGACCACCGATCCCTTTCAATTCGTGGAGCGGGACGGCTTTTTTTACGGTCGCGGCACTGAGGACATGAAGGACGGCGATGCAATCATGGTCACCACCCTCATTCGCATGAAACAGGAGGGATACAAACCAGACCGCGACATCATCCTTGCCCTTACCGCCGACGAGGAAGGCGGAAAATCAAACGGCGTTGACTGGCTCCTTAAGAATCACCGAAATCTGATTGAGGCTGATTTCGTTCTCAACCACGACGGCTCCGGCGTCTTGACTGAAAATGGAAAGCCGCTGCTGTTCTCCGTGAATGGCAGCGAAAAACTATATGGCGATTACCAGCTCACGGTCACCAACCCCGGCGGGCACAGTTCACGCCCGGTGCCGGACAACGCCATTTACCACTTGGCGAATGCACTGGTCCGATTGGAGCATTATCAATTCCCTTTCGAACTCAATACTGTGACTCGCGCCTACTTCCAGGCCATGGCGAAGGTACAGACCGGACAGAAAGCTGCGGACATGCGCGCCATCCTGAAAACTCCTCCCGACCAGGCTGCCATTAAACGCCTCTCTGCCGATTCGCTGGAGAATGCCACCATGCGTACCACCTGTGTGGCCACTCGACTTGACGCCGGTCATGCCAACAATGCCCTGCCTCAAATGGCGCGCGCGAATGTGAACTGCCGTATCCTGCCTGGACACTCGCGCGAACAAGTACGTCAAACCCTGATTCGCGTTTTTGCCGATCCCAAGATTTCGGTTGGTTCGGTTGCCAACGACGGCACCGTCTCGGACACAGCGCCCGAAAGCACCGCACTCCCGCCTGCGCCCCTGCGTCCGGAAGTAATAAAGACGCTGGAACGGACCACAGCGGCTAAATGGCCCGGCGTTCAGGTAGTGCCCTCCATGTCCAGAGGAGCCTCCGACGGCATCTACACCAACGCGGTCGGCTTGCCCACTTATGAAGTTTCCGGCATAGCCATTGAAGCTAGCGACAGTCGTGCCCACGGAAAAGACGAACGGGTGGGGATCGAATCGTTTTACAACGGAGTGGACTTCTACTATCGCTTCTTGAAGGCGCTGACCTCGTCAGAGTGA
- the modC gene encoding molybdenum ABC transporter ATP-binding protein, with translation MGDLAVEIAGEQRAALSPILPTVAVGATGLDAHILKHLSASEDDDPSHLGFNLDVQFSVPPGITIVFGASGSGKTTLLNCLAGLLTPDTGRIAVAGHVLFERPPGRAPKVNSPPAQRRIGYVFQDLALFPHLTVRGNVEYGLGKFDPDERSLRADKIVQTLNIAHLLDRRPGDISGGERQRVALARALVIEPCLLLLDEPLAALDAPTKSSIVKDLRIWNDLHRIPILYVTHSREEVFALGERVLFMEKGKLLSQGTPHEVLETPRQEMVAQLAGFENIFDARVSEIHERQGTMTCALDGAGVHLEAPLTRVEVNARLRLAVRAGDILVAAAQPQSLSARNIIAGKITSLVQRDFMVIAQVDCGALFEVHLTPGARDSLQLESGKAVWLVIKTHSCHLVRP, from the coding sequence ATGGGCGATTTGGCCGTGGAAATAGCTGGAGAACAGCGGGCAGCTCTGAGTCCTATTTTGCCAACCGTCGCGGTCGGGGCAACGGGCTTGGATGCCCACATCCTTAAGCATCTGAGCGCCAGCGAAGACGATGATCCTTCCCACCTGGGCTTCAATCTAGATGTGCAGTTTTCCGTTCCCCCAGGTATCACCATTGTTTTCGGTGCGTCTGGCTCGGGGAAGACCACGCTGCTGAACTGTCTAGCCGGATTGCTTACGCCTGATACTGGTCGAATTGCGGTTGCCGGGCATGTACTCTTTGAGCGACCCCCGGGGCGCGCTCCCAAGGTAAATTCTCCGCCGGCACAACGCCGAATTGGTTATGTGTTTCAAGACCTGGCGTTATTTCCTCACCTCACGGTGAGAGGAAACGTGGAGTACGGCCTGGGCAAGTTTGATCCCGACGAGAGAAGCCTGCGCGCCGACAAGATTGTGCAGACACTAAACATTGCTCATCTGCTGGACCGCCGGCCAGGTGACATTTCCGGTGGCGAGCGTCAGCGTGTGGCTTTGGCCCGTGCGCTGGTGATAGAGCCTTGTTTGCTGTTGCTTGATGAACCCCTGGCAGCTCTCGATGCCCCCACCAAGTCGTCCATCGTGAAAGACCTGCGCATCTGGAACGATCTGCACCGTATCCCGATTTTGTACGTCACCCACAGTCGGGAAGAAGTGTTTGCGCTCGGCGAGCGTGTGTTGTTTATGGAAAAGGGAAAACTGCTTTCTCAAGGGACGCCTCATGAAGTGCTGGAAACGCCCCGTCAGGAGATGGTTGCTCAGTTGGCCGGCTTTGAGAACATCTTCGACGCCAGAGTGAGCGAGATACACGAACGACAGGGCACCATGACCTGCGCCCTCGACGGAGCCGGGGTGCACTTGGAAGCACCGCTTACCCGGGTGGAGGTGAACGCACGACTTCGGTTAGCTGTGCGCGCGGGCGACATTCTTGTGGCAGCAGCGCAGCCCCAGTCTCTGAGTGCGCGAAACATAATCGCGGGAAAAATAACCTCGCTGGTCCAACGAGACTTTATGGTGATCGCCCAGGTGGACTGCGGAGCGCTTTTTGAGGTTCATCTCACTCCCGGCGCGCGAGATTCACTGCAACTCGAGAGCGGCAAGGCAGTGTGGCTGGTGATAAAGACTCACTCCTGCCATCTTGTGCGACCCTAA
- the modB gene encoding molybdate ABC transporter permease subunit, with protein sequence MLRMDWQAFALTLRLALVVTAVLLVVGLPIAYWITYSSWRGKFLVEAVVGLPLVLPPTVLGFYVLLALGSRSPVGRMWTSLTGHTLAFTFEGLVVGSILYSLPFAVQPFAASFATVDRKLIAASSTLGASQLRTFFNVIVPLSTSGLLTGVALTFAHTMGEFGVVLMVGGNIPGVTRTVSIDIYDQVQATNYAAANQTALVLLAISFVVLALVYALNRRVWAIWPWK encoded by the coding sequence ATGCTCCGTATGGATTGGCAGGCGTTCGCCTTGACCCTGAGGCTGGCATTGGTAGTCACAGCCGTGCTGTTGGTGGTCGGCCTGCCTATTGCGTACTGGATCACTTACTCAAGCTGGCGTGGAAAATTTCTGGTAGAGGCTGTGGTTGGGCTGCCCCTGGTCCTGCCCCCGACCGTGCTGGGTTTTTACGTCCTGCTGGCACTAGGCTCGAGGAGTCCAGTTGGAAGGATGTGGACTTCGCTCACCGGTCATACCCTGGCTTTCACTTTTGAGGGCCTAGTGGTCGGCTCGATCCTTTACAGCTTGCCTTTTGCGGTGCAGCCCTTTGCGGCTTCGTTCGCAACCGTGGATCGAAAACTGATTGCAGCGTCATCTACTTTGGGAGCGTCGCAACTGCGCACCTTCTTCAATGTGATCGTGCCCCTCTCCACTTCGGGACTGCTGACGGGCGTCGCGCTTACATTCGCGCACACCATGGGAGAGTTTGGCGTGGTGCTGATGGTGGGCGGCAATATTCCGGGCGTCACCCGCACCGTCTCCATTGATATATATGACCAGGTGCAGGCCACGAACTACGCCGCTGCTAACCAGACAGCGCTTGTGCTTCTGGCTATTTCATTTGTGGTCCTGGCATTGGTGTACGCTTTGAATCGAAGGGTATGGGCGATTTGGCCGTGGAAATAG